One Brevibacillus choshinensis genomic window carries:
- a CDS encoding TenA family transcriptional regulator, translated as MAETLTKPALMNKEEFRYALEQAIEGNAVAKAPFTTMWANGELKKEHFAAWVEQHYAYVGPFAEYLAYIYANCPHEDARDFLLQNMWEEELGGDRHTDLLIRFGEACGTTRERVESMEHLLPETIGLQSWCYRMAFKENFLFATAALVVGLESQVPAIYRRQTPVLREKYGFTDEEVEFFDLHIVSDEIHGERGYQIVLEYARTPEDQQRCIEIVKEATKMRRMYIAAISREFCLE; from the coding sequence ATGGCAGAAACATTGACAAAACCCGCTTTGATGAACAAAGAAGAATTCCGCTATGCTTTGGAACAAGCGATTGAAGGAAATGCGGTTGCGAAGGCGCCTTTCACGACCATGTGGGCAAACGGAGAATTGAAGAAAGAGCACTTTGCCGCTTGGGTAGAACAGCATTACGCATATGTGGGTCCATTTGCAGAGTATCTCGCTTACATCTATGCAAACTGCCCGCATGAGGACGCAAGAGACTTCCTGCTCCAAAACATGTGGGAGGAAGAGCTGGGAGGAGATCGCCACACGGACCTTTTGATCCGTTTCGGGGAAGCCTGCGGCACGACTCGCGAGCGTGTGGAATCGATGGAGCATCTGCTGCCAGAAACAATCGGCCTGCAATCCTGGTGCTATCGCATGGCATTCAAAGAAAACTTCTTGTTCGCAACGGCAGCGCTGGTTGTCGGTCTCGAATCTCAAGTCCCTGCGATTTACCGCAGACAGACTCCTGTTCTCCGCGAGAAATACGGCTTTACCGACGAAGAAGTGGAATTCTTCGATCTGCACATCGTCTCCGATGAGATCCACGGCGAGCGCGGCTATCAAATCGTTCTGGAATACGCCAGAACGCCGGAAGATCAACAGCGCTGCATCGAGATCGTGAAAGAAGCGACGAAAATGCGCAGAATGTACATCGCGGCCATCTCACGTGAATTCTGTTTAGAATAG
- a CDS encoding 2Fe-2S iron-sulfur cluster-binding protein, with the protein MPNVILHQNGQVYQQEINANSNLVVLAGVKKFPHLKYGCGMGKCTKCTVKVLAGGEALPEPNWKETKMLGEKISQGYRLACQLYIQEDIEICQE; encoded by the coding sequence ATGCCGAACGTGATCTTACATCAGAACGGCCAAGTATACCAGCAAGAAATCAATGCGAACAGCAACTTGGTCGTTTTGGCCGGAGTTAAAAAGTTCCCTCATCTGAAGTACGGATGTGGCATGGGCAAGTGTACCAAATGCACGGTAAAAGTACTGGCAGGCGGAGAAGCTCTTCCTGAGCCGAACTGGAAGGAAACGAAAATGCTCGGGGAAAAAATTAGCCAGGGCTATCGATTGGCGTGCCAGCTCTACATCCAGGAAGACATCGAGATCTGCCAGGAATAA
- a CDS encoding ArsR/SmtB family transcription factor, which yields MQNYYSIKIECSSAYECIMSLYAYIHEKERKHFQLGSEWKREAMGMLPAAFAQELEDERWEVLHRLVLLVAHAPKKETVEEFLSWLQEIPAGEIYERLAPWVDSIPLNLGEIRDHSLSLLTRWNEHYFSKLEPSMMKRLEENARQMAAQIGHTTPMELVDRATNGIWIEPMADLQEVVLIPQYHCAPTVVLDFYRGMATCLYPVGDAAREKREPLLELLPQAQCLADEKRLLLLRLLAQRSCTLTELQQHVGLAKSTVHHHVTALRRAGLIRAHYVGTTTVSYYSLRDSFIERMPQLLRDFLESGEREA from the coding sequence ATGCAAAACTACTATTCAATAAAAATCGAATGCTCTTCCGCGTACGAATGCATCATGAGCCTGTATGCGTACATTCATGAGAAGGAGCGAAAACACTTTCAGCTCGGAAGCGAGTGGAAGAGAGAAGCCATGGGGATGCTGCCGGCAGCGTTTGCCCAGGAGCTGGAGGATGAGCGCTGGGAGGTCCTGCATCGCCTGGTTCTGCTCGTCGCGCATGCACCGAAAAAGGAGACGGTCGAAGAATTTCTCTCCTGGCTGCAGGAGATTCCGGCGGGGGAGATCTATGAGCGTTTGGCTCCGTGGGTCGACAGCATTCCGCTGAATTTGGGAGAGATCCGCGACCACAGCCTATCTTTGCTCACGCGCTGGAATGAGCATTACTTTTCCAAGCTGGAACCTTCCATGATGAAACGCCTCGAGGAGAATGCCCGACAGATGGCAGCACAAATAGGACATACGACACCGATGGAGCTGGTCGATCGAGCGACAAATGGAATATGGATCGAGCCAATGGCAGATTTGCAGGAGGTCGTGCTCATTCCCCAATACCATTGTGCGCCGACCGTCGTGCTCGATTTCTATCGGGGGATGGCTACGTGTCTGTACCCCGTGGGCGACGCGGCCAGGGAGAAGAGAGAGCCGCTGCTGGAGCTGCTGCCCCAGGCGCAATGTCTCGCGGATGAAAAGAGGCTTCTGCTCTTGCGGCTGCTGGCACAAAGATCATGCACCCTGACTGAGCTGCAGCAGCACGTGGGACTCGCGAAAAGCACTGTCCACCACCATGTCACGGCACTGCGGAGAGCCGGGCTGATCCGGGCCCATTACGTGGGGACGACGACGGTTTCCTACTACAGCTTGCGGGACTCCTTTATCGAGAGGATGCCGCAGCTGCTCCGGGACTTTTTGGAAAGCGGGGAGCGAGAAGCATGA
- the yyaC gene encoding spore protease YyaC — protein MLHYCHYLDKKSVAYLSDALIRHYVNNPGYTEIVVVCMGTNRYSGDSLGPMVGSQLLQQLKGQRHVHIYGTLDNPVHALNMQKTLSHISQKHSRAYVIAVDACLGQFYKIGTLQVVEEPLQPGVSLDKQLPPIGHVHIKGIINNYGPLNHKVLEHTSLTFVQEMSGVVSRILVRAVQEILPKLADEVPLDNGSAATREREPRLWQSIIPRRQG, from the coding sequence ATGCTGCATTACTGCCACTACTTAGACAAAAAATCAGTGGCTTATTTGTCTGACGCGTTAATCCGACATTACGTAAACAATCCCGGGTATACCGAGATTGTCGTTGTTTGCATGGGTACCAATCGTTACTCGGGTGATTCCTTGGGACCGATGGTTGGCAGCCAGCTCCTCCAACAGCTGAAAGGTCAACGTCACGTTCATATCTACGGAACACTGGATAATCCCGTGCACGCTTTAAATATGCAAAAGACGCTTTCCCACATCTCCCAGAAACACAGCCGTGCGTACGTGATCGCCGTCGACGCCTGCCTCGGGCAATTCTACAAAATCGGTACGCTCCAGGTCGTGGAAGAGCCCTTGCAGCCGGGAGTCAGTCTCGACAAGCAGCTGCCTCCCATCGGCCATGTTCATATCAAAGGAATCATTAACAATTACGGACCTCTAAACCACAAAGTGCTGGAGCACACGAGTCTCACCTTTGTGCAGGAAATGTCCGGCGTGGTCAGCCGGATCCTGGTGAGAGCCGTCCAAGAAATCCTTCCCAAGCTTGCAGATGAAGTGCCTCTGGACAACGGCTCTGCCGCTACCAGAGAAAGAGAGCCGCGATTGTGGCAATCGATAATCCCAAGACGACAGGGATAA
- a CDS encoding MDR family MFS transporter, producing MNQLRQYWQAYHPVVHLLMAGTVFVMLTQAMSMPFLAIYLSETTTLSPAYIGVIIGAGPLAGTVGGFLGGVLSDLFGRRKLMILSMLVMAVAFAAFITVSHPIALLVISLVKGLAGSFYGTVSKAMMGDLTPEDKRFRVFSNRYLANNLGVAIGPMLGAFLGIAGSGTAFLLTAISYVVFAGFLAAACRRYAVGDSHGEAEEEKPGLGQMWKVLSRDSALLAFVVGGILLVTVHGQMSVTLSQYLRENMADGVALFGVMMSANGFTVLLLQIPLTRLVERYSLFSRIAGGAVLMAVGEVGFAFLEGWFWMVTAMIVFTLGEILIVPAEYAQIDQISPANMRGTYYGAQSVSELGSFLGPWAGGLILGAYGGPAMFLVMAGCALVSLVFYWMGRVIHERKNLYMVYKRGLSKEV from the coding sequence ATGAATCAGCTGAGGCAGTATTGGCAGGCGTATCATCCTGTCGTGCACCTGTTGATGGCGGGCACGGTGTTTGTCATGCTTACGCAAGCGATGAGCATGCCGTTTTTAGCCATCTACTTGAGTGAGACGACGACGCTTTCACCCGCATACATTGGTGTCATTATCGGAGCTGGGCCGCTTGCGGGCACCGTGGGGGGCTTTCTGGGAGGAGTTTTGTCTGATCTGTTTGGCAGGCGCAAGCTGATGATCCTGTCGATGCTGGTCATGGCGGTTGCCTTCGCTGCTTTTATCACTGTCAGCCATCCCATCGCCCTCTTGGTAATCAGTCTCGTAAAGGGCTTGGCTGGTTCGTTTTACGGCACTGTCTCCAAGGCGATGATGGGGGATTTGACCCCAGAGGACAAACGGTTTCGAGTCTTTTCCAATCGCTACCTTGCAAACAATCTCGGCGTCGCCATCGGCCCGATGCTCGGTGCCTTCCTCGGCATTGCCGGCAGCGGAACGGCCTTCTTGCTCACAGCTATCTCCTATGTCGTCTTTGCCGGCTTTTTGGCCGCAGCTTGCAGGCGTTATGCAGTGGGAGACAGTCATGGAGAAGCAGAGGAAGAGAAGCCGGGCCTTGGGCAAATGTGGAAGGTGCTCAGTCGCGATTCGGCGCTTCTTGCCTTTGTCGTGGGCGGGATCTTATTGGTCACCGTCCACGGTCAAATGTCTGTCACGCTGTCCCAGTACCTGCGTGAGAATATGGCGGACGGCGTGGCTCTCTTTGGGGTGATGATGAGCGCCAATGGCTTTACGGTCCTGCTCCTGCAAATTCCCTTGACCCGGTTGGTAGAGCGGTACTCGCTGTTTTCCCGAATCGCGGGGGGAGCGGTGCTGATGGCAGTGGGAGAGGTCGGTTTTGCCTTTTTGGAGGGCTGGTTCTGGATGGTGACCGCCATGATCGTCTTTACTTTGGGCGAAATCTTGATCGTCCCCGCCGAATACGCGCAGATCGATCAGATCAGTCCAGCCAATATGCGGGGGACGTATTATGGGGCTCAAAGCGTCAGCGAGCTGGGGAGCTTCCTCGGGCCGTGGGCTGGCGGCCTGATATTGGGCGCTTACGGTGGGCCGGCGATGTTTTTGGTCATGGCAGGGTGCGCACTCGTGAGCTTGGTGTTTTACTGGATGGGGAGAGTCATCCACGAGAGGAAGAATTTGTATATGGTATACAAAAGAGGATTGAGTAAAGAAGTTTAG
- a CDS encoding GntR family transcriptional regulator, giving the protein MPDAPVIWKDEELSPIRDKVYQYIKQAIVQGIYKSGERIIERELADQLNVSRTPIREALFRLESQGFVKTLPRKGVVVSQLTPEEVVEIFTILGSLESLAMKMAAQKATPEAREELKRIIDEIDAEFAKSEVNQEYKNFHFDINEVIFRAAQSPRLTQMLDGLSDYIRAFVHLGYELPGRQRKAMEEHREIAMAVYNGQAELVESLTKIHLENSKRAYLEALDKQ; this is encoded by the coding sequence ATGCCAGATGCGCCAGTTATTTGGAAAGACGAGGAATTGAGTCCGATTCGGGACAAGGTCTATCAATACATCAAGCAAGCGATCGTGCAAGGAATCTACAAATCGGGGGAACGGATCATCGAGCGGGAGCTGGCGGATCAGCTTAACGTAAGCCGCACTCCGATCCGTGAAGCCTTGTTCCGATTGGAATCCCAGGGCTTTGTCAAAACCTTGCCGCGCAAAGGCGTTGTCGTTTCCCAGCTCACTCCGGAGGAAGTCGTGGAAATTTTCACAATTCTGGGCTCTCTGGAAAGCCTGGCGATGAAAATGGCCGCACAAAAAGCCACTCCGGAAGCTCGGGAGGAACTGAAGCGGATCATCGATGAGATCGACGCTGAGTTTGCCAAGTCGGAAGTAAACCAGGAATATAAGAACTTTCACTTTGATATTAATGAAGTCATTTTTCGGGCTGCGCAAAGTCCTCGGCTGACACAGATGCTGGACGGTCTGTCTGATTACATCCGTGCCTTTGTCCACCTGGGATACGAGCTCCCGGGCAGGCAGCGCAAGGCAATGGAAGAGCATCGGGAAATCGCGATGGCTGTATACAATGGGCAAGCTGAATTGGTGGAGAGCTTGACGAAGATTCATTTGGAGAATTCCAAACGAGCGTATCTGGAAGCGCTCGACAAGCAATAG
- a CDS encoding LysR family transcriptional regulator, which yields MDLTYFQTFREVAFHQSFTKAAGELGYAQSSVTMQIQKLEQAYGVKLFERYGKSLRLTSAGEELLKIAVQMLGLYQQSKETLTLQGGGTLTIGTIDSLASYYLPALIQHLRQKYPTLTIRLHPDRETAIVEKVKEGDYDIGLLLESKPSDPSLEWVKIREEPLELLASPDHPLSAMPSIALEQLCDVEWIMTEASCNYRIMLERVLQEHRIPYRVGLELGNPEAIKRCLMTGSGIALLPRMAADEEIQRGELTALPFSHPDIRLDLQMIMRPKKWMSHSLQDFIELLH from the coding sequence ATGGATCTCACCTATTTTCAGACATTTCGCGAGGTTGCCTTCCATCAGAGTTTTACGAAAGCCGCAGGAGAGCTGGGATATGCCCAATCCAGCGTGACGATGCAGATTCAAAAGCTGGAGCAAGCATACGGGGTCAAGCTGTTTGAACGGTACGGCAAAAGCCTGCGCCTGACTTCCGCAGGGGAAGAGCTTTTGAAAATTGCGGTGCAAATGCTGGGTCTGTACCAGCAGTCAAAGGAAACGCTCACCCTTCAGGGAGGGGGGACGCTCACGATCGGCACCATTGACTCCTTGGCTTCCTACTATCTTCCGGCGTTGATCCAGCATCTTCGCCAGAAATATCCCACGCTGACGATCCGGCTGCATCCCGATCGGGAGACGGCCATTGTCGAGAAAGTAAAGGAAGGCGATTACGATATCGGGCTGCTCTTGGAAAGCAAGCCATCGGATCCTTCCCTCGAGTGGGTGAAAATCAGAGAAGAGCCGCTGGAGCTGCTGGCGAGCCCCGATCATCCGCTTTCTGCGATGCCTTCCATCGCGCTCGAGCAGCTATGCGACGTGGAGTGGATCATGACGGAGGCCAGCTGCAACTACAGGATCATGCTGGAGCGGGTTCTGCAGGAGCACCGGATTCCGTACCGGGTCGGTCTGGAGCTGGGGAATCCAGAAGCGATCAAGCGCTGCTTGATGACCGGCTCGGGAATCGCTTTGCTGCCGCGCATGGCTGCAGATGAAGAAATCCAGCGGGGGGAATTGACGGCGCTTCCCTTTAGCCATCCGGACATTCGGTTGGATTTGCAAATGATCATGCGGCCGAAAAAGTGGATGTCGCATTCCCTCCAGGATTTTATCGAGCTGCTGCATTGA
- the dapA gene encoding 4-hydroxy-tetrahydrodipicolinate synthase, protein MLQERDLHGIYAPVITPFLPNEELDLDSYRKHVQELLRHDIQGIIVNGTTGESPTVSWEEVAQLVQVTKEVLRDSGKQLPLIIGTGTNSTASTVKRTELAGELDADAVLVVTPYYNRPPQAGVIEHYRRAAQVGVPVIAYEIPHRTGLRLAADTIKAVLDLDGVIGIKDSTGSLDLLNELTKGDTKPVLCGDDALFLSMLQHGATGGILASSMIQTESFVRVYELAKQGEYDQAQQLFDSLVPMIQKLFQESNPAPIKWILTQQGILASDTLRLPMSPISQGLQQELKELFPAYSR, encoded by the coding sequence TTGTTACAAGAACGCGATTTGCACGGAATTTACGCTCCAGTCATTACGCCTTTCCTGCCAAATGAAGAGCTGGATCTGGATTCATACCGCAAGCATGTGCAGGAGCTGCTCCGCCATGACATCCAGGGCATCATCGTCAACGGGACGACAGGCGAATCTCCGACCGTATCCTGGGAAGAAGTAGCGCAGCTCGTCCAAGTCACCAAAGAAGTGCTCCGCGACAGCGGCAAGCAGCTTCCTCTCATCATCGGCACCGGTACCAACAGCACCGCCTCCACCGTAAAACGGACGGAGCTGGCAGGAGAACTGGATGCGGATGCGGTACTCGTCGTTACCCCTTACTACAACCGACCACCGCAAGCAGGCGTCATCGAACATTACCGCCGGGCTGCCCAAGTGGGCGTTCCCGTGATCGCTTACGAAATTCCCCACCGCACCGGTCTTCGCTTGGCTGCGGATACGATCAAAGCTGTTCTGGATCTGGATGGCGTGATCGGCATAAAAGACAGCACAGGCAGTCTCGATCTCCTGAACGAACTTACCAAAGGAGATACGAAACCCGTCCTGTGCGGAGATGACGCCCTATTTCTGTCCATGCTGCAGCACGGAGCTACAGGAGGCATTTTGGCCTCTTCCATGATTCAGACCGAGAGCTTTGTTCGCGTATATGAGCTTGCCAAACAAGGCGAATATGATCAGGCCCAGCAGCTCTTTGACTCTCTGGTTCCGATGATTCAAAAGCTCTTCCAGGAGTCGAACCCTGCACCGATCAAGTGGATTTTGACCCAGCAAGGCATCCTGGCTTCCGACACACTGCGTCTGCCAATGAGTCCGATCAGCCAAGGACTGCAGCAAGAGCTGAAAGAGCTGTTCCCAGCCTATTCCCGTTGA
- a CDS encoding GlcG/HbpS family heme-binding protein, with translation MKSVMKLELEEARVMIEAAKKAAEEVNALESICIVDDGGYVIALERMNGGRITGPEIAIAKAFTASGHKRSTHLFNQPGGPATTTGEAFGIHVMLPGKFAIFVGGFPIVVNGEVIGGVGISGGNGEQDTAVGTAALRALQEYLGTDYEVMTQADIKK, from the coding sequence ATGAAATCGGTAATGAAGCTGGAGTTAGAAGAAGCAAGAGTCATGATTGAGGCGGCCAAAAAGGCGGCGGAAGAGGTCAATGCATTGGAGTCGATCTGCATTGTCGACGATGGGGGCTACGTGATTGCCCTGGAACGGATGAACGGGGGCCGGATCACCGGACCGGAGATCGCCATCGCCAAAGCCTTTACGGCGAGCGGTCACAAACGCTCCACGCATCTGTTCAACCAACCGGGCGGGCCGGCAACAACTACCGGTGAAGCATTCGGCATCCACGTGATGCTGCCAGGGAAATTTGCGATTTTCGTGGGAGGCTTCCCGATCGTCGTAAATGGAGAAGTGATCGGTGGAGTCGGCATCAGCGGAGGCAATGGCGAGCAGGATACGGCTGTGGGTACGGCAGCTTTGCGGGCCCTTCAGGAATATTTGGGTACCGACTATGAAGTGATGACGCAAGCGGACATCAAAAAGTAG
- a CDS encoding aldehyde dehydrogenase family protein, whose amino-acid sequence MAIETSVQTFKNLINGEWVDSISNVTFESTNPADAADIVGRFQASVEADVIAAMESADRAFQTWRNVSPSKRAEILYKAADLLEAGLEQYALELTREEGKTLASSRMEVKRSAQTLRYYAFEGLNISGETLPSEDPSISIYTKKEPLGVVIVITPWNFPISIPVRKIAPALVTGNTVVFKPASDTPLIALRLVQALHEAGLPAGVINFVTGSASQTGHALVTHPAVKAVTFTGSTRAGESIQRSVRLSTRVQLELGGKNPLLVMEDADVEQAAELAIKGGFELTGQACTGTSRVIVMEEVHDRFVQALIEKTKKLSIGNGCRQGVEIGPLANASQLKNVLGYIQIGKEEGATLAYGGGQLTDGEYAHGYFVEPAVFTNVAASMRIAQEEIFGPVISVIRVTSFEEAMLVANNVEYGLSAAICTQDPVRIQHFVNSIQSGVVKVNRPTTGNAPHVPFGGVKMSSTATYRESGRGALEFYTQIKSVYHGI is encoded by the coding sequence ATGGCAATTGAAACGTCCGTACAAACCTTCAAAAACCTGATCAACGGTGAATGGGTGGATTCCATAAGCAACGTCACCTTTGAAAGCACGAATCCGGCAGATGCGGCGGACATCGTGGGGCGCTTTCAGGCTTCAGTGGAAGCGGATGTGATCGCAGCGATGGAGTCTGCCGATCGTGCTTTCCAGACCTGGCGCAATGTCTCGCCGAGCAAACGCGCCGAAATCCTGTACAAAGCAGCTGACTTGCTGGAAGCGGGACTGGAGCAGTACGCGCTCGAGCTGACCCGAGAAGAAGGGAAGACGCTCGCCAGCAGCAGGATGGAAGTCAAACGCTCCGCCCAAACTTTGCGCTACTACGCATTCGAGGGACTGAACATTTCCGGAGAAACGCTCCCGTCAGAAGACCCGTCGATCTCGATCTACACCAAAAAAGAGCCGCTCGGTGTAGTCATCGTGATCACACCATGGAATTTTCCTATCTCCATTCCGGTTCGAAAAATAGCTCCAGCGCTGGTGACAGGCAACACGGTCGTTTTCAAGCCAGCGTCGGATACGCCTCTGATTGCTTTGCGGCTGGTTCAGGCGCTGCATGAGGCGGGACTGCCGGCTGGCGTGATCAACTTCGTTACCGGATCGGCATCCCAAACGGGCCATGCGCTCGTCACCCATCCCGCAGTCAAAGCGGTGACGTTTACAGGCTCTACCCGTGCCGGAGAATCGATTCAGCGATCCGTACGACTGTCCACTCGCGTGCAGCTCGAGCTGGGTGGGAAAAATCCTCTCCTCGTCATGGAGGATGCAGATGTCGAGCAGGCTGCCGAGCTGGCGATCAAGGGCGGGTTTGAACTGACCGGCCAGGCCTGCACAGGTACCAGCCGAGTCATTGTCATGGAGGAAGTGCATGATCGCTTTGTCCAGGCATTAATCGAAAAAACCAAGAAGCTCAGCATCGGCAACGGCTGCCGCCAGGGCGTGGAAATCGGACCTTTGGCAAATGCCAGCCAGCTGAAAAACGTGCTCGGCTATATCCAAATCGGCAAAGAAGAGGGAGCGACTCTTGCTTACGGGGGAGGACAGCTGACGGATGGTGAGTATGCACACGGTTATTTTGTCGAGCCGGCTGTATTCACGAACGTGGCTGCTTCGATGAGAATCGCCCAAGAGGAAATATTCGGCCCGGTCATTTCTGTCATTCGCGTCACTTCCTTTGAAGAGGCGATGCTGGTTGCCAATAACGTCGAGTACGGCTTATCCGCAGCCATCTGCACGCAGGACCCAGTCCGGATTCAGCATTTTGTGAACAGCATTCAGTCCGGTGTGGTCAAGGTGAATCGTCCGACTACGGGCAATGCGCCTCACGTGCCATTCGGCGGTGTCAAAATGTCCAGCACGGCTACGTACCGCGAATCCGGCAGAGGAGCATTGGAGTTCTATACGCAAATCAAAAGCGTCTATCACGGCATCTGA
- a CDS encoding creatininase family protein, which translates to MNKAFLLTQMTWPEVKEALRTVKIAVIPLGAHEQHGPHMAESCDAVLAEEMGKRLVEKLYPEAILTPTINMGVSPHHLHFPGTISLEPTTVIAILRDMIKSLKQHGIEQFLILNAHGGNQATLGVATEMLTRELDVRIYYAKTTASAKDVMDRRLESKLYGHSCDREVSEALYLAPHIVRQNQLEAADYQEGRWKKLRPGNPLQGFYYYEEMTRNGCIGDATKASYEIGQEIVETALERLAHAVKELL; encoded by the coding sequence ATGAATAAGGCATTTCTGTTAACGCAAATGACATGGCCAGAAGTAAAAGAAGCGCTGCGCACCGTGAAAATAGCGGTGATTCCTCTGGGCGCACATGAGCAGCACGGGCCACATATGGCGGAAAGCTGCGATGCGGTATTGGCTGAAGAGATGGGGAAACGACTGGTGGAGAAGCTGTATCCGGAAGCCATCCTGACACCTACGATCAACATGGGGGTATCACCCCATCATCTTCATTTTCCCGGGACGATCTCTTTGGAGCCAACTACCGTGATTGCAATTTTGCGCGATATGATCAAATCGTTGAAGCAGCACGGCATAGAACAGTTTTTGATCTTGAATGCCCATGGGGGGAACCAGGCGACACTAGGTGTGGCAACGGAGATGCTGACTCGCGAGCTCGATGTTCGCATCTACTATGCAAAGACGACGGCATCTGCCAAAGATGTCATGGATCGACGCCTGGAATCCAAGCTGTATGGCCACAGCTGTGATCGCGAGGTATCCGAAGCCTTGTATCTGGCCCCTCATATCGTCCGGCAGAATCAGCTAGAGGCGGCAGACTATCAGGAGGGCAGATGGAAGAAGCTTCGCCCGGGCAATCCGCTGCAAGGCTTCTACTATTATGAAGAAATGACGCGAAACGGATGCATAGGCGATGCGACAAAGGCAAGCTATGAGATCGGACAGGAAATCGTGGAGACCGCTCTGGAGCGACTGGCCCATGCTGTCAAAGAGCTTCTCTAA
- a CDS encoding chromate transporter, translated as MVLWNLFVGFFRIGILGYGGGPTMIPLVHVEAVQKYRWMTDEEFTDVLAMGNALPGPIATKMAGYIGYKVKGAAGAAVAIAAMVIPVLIAMILLLSLIYKLKDSGIVGGMTHGVQPVIGVMMAVMAYEFFLKSWKSWIKSRTMAWTIVSLVALALLDLNPGLLIGIALAYAFTESTYLVRKKKKKQADSPDRGISA; from the coding sequence ATGGTGCTCTGGAATCTGTTCGTCGGTTTTTTTCGAATCGGCATCCTGGGATACGGCGGAGGGCCGACGATGATCCCCCTCGTTCACGTAGAAGCCGTGCAGAAATACCGATGGATGACAGACGAAGAATTCACGGACGTGCTGGCTATGGGAAACGCTCTGCCGGGACCGATCGCGACGAAAATGGCAGGGTATATCGGCTATAAAGTAAAGGGAGCCGCAGGGGCTGCCGTTGCGATTGCAGCCATGGTCATACCGGTGCTGATTGCGATGATCCTGCTCCTCAGTCTCATCTACAAGCTGAAGGATTCAGGTATCGTCGGAGGAATGACGCATGGTGTGCAGCCTGTGATCGGCGTCATGATGGCTGTCATGGCCTATGAGTTTTTCCTGAAATCGTGGAAGAGCTGGATCAAGAGCAGGACGATGGCTTGGACTATAGTTTCTCTGGTTGCACTTGCCCTTTTGGATCTGAATCCGGGACTGCTCATCGGTATCGCTCTCGCATATGCCTTCACCGAATCGACCTATCTGGTCCGAAAGAAAAAGAAAAAACAGGCTGATTCGCCAGATAGGGGAATATCAGCATGA
- a CDS encoding chromate transporter, which produces MILLQVFWAFFIPNILGYGGGPPIIPLLQAEVVDHYGWMTLEQFGDVLALGNALPSPIATKLAGYIGYQVAGIPGAIVALIATIAPTAIAMVILYKFLHLFKNSPQVSAMTQIVRPIVAVLLGTLAFQFFASAYQATGIWQTAALTAISLILLEKLKVHPGIVVASALIYGGVFLQ; this is translated from the coding sequence ATGATCCTGCTGCAAGTATTTTGGGCCTTTTTCATCCCCAATATTTTGGGCTACGGTGGCGGTCCGCCGATCATTCCCCTCCTGCAAGCAGAAGTAGTCGATCATTACGGCTGGATGACGCTCGAGCAATTCGGAGATGTGCTCGCGCTAGGCAATGCGCTGCCAAGTCCGATTGCGACCAAGCTGGCGGGATATATCGGCTATCAGGTTGCTGGCATACCGGGTGCGATCGTCGCCCTGATTGCCACCATAGCCCCGACAGCGATCGCGATGGTGATTCTGTACAAATTTCTGCACCTCTTCAAAAACTCGCCGCAGGTATCGGCCATGACGCAGATCGTCCGCCCGATCGTAGCGGTACTTTTGGGGACGCTGGCCTTCCAGTTTTTCGCGAGCGCCTATCAGGCAACGGGAATCTGGCAAACGGCCGCGCTCACGGCGATCAGCCTCATCCTGCTGGAAAAGCTGAAGGTCCATCCGGGTATTGTGGTGGCGAGTGCGTTGATTTATGGGGGAGTCTTTTTGCAATAG